The following nucleotide sequence is from Drosophila simulans strain w501 chromosome 3L, Prin_Dsim_3.1, whole genome shotgun sequence.
GCGGCGCACGAAAGATTCAGGCACAGATAAAGATACGGATAGAAATTTGGATTTGAAACCCAGCGCAGATGTACATATTAAGAAATGTGTATACCTATGTGATTCGCCATCGCTAGTGAGCAGCTAATTGATAATTGGGTGAAATATAGAAATGTCTACGAGTTAATCCATggacacacaaaacacacatattAATGCAACGTTTATCTCCCAGTTGACTAACTGGCACTATTACTAACTGTAAGATAAGAGCGTAGGATCGGATATAGGAGATGTAACTGTTCACATTTCAACGTGGCAATGCTTTCAATTTTGACTAGTTTATACATTATGTCGATAAGAAGTTTGCAatgaattttgttttccatttaatttttttgttatgcAATATTTACCCTCCCCGAAAATGTTAACCCCCCCCCATTTGTGTTATTGTATATAGAGAGCCTTAGTGTATGTACGTACTACGTAGTTAGCTTTCGGATTAAGTCAAAGACCCTCAAAGAAACCAAGCTAACGTGTTGCAATTTCTACTACCTTTTATACGCTAAGATAACGAGTAATTACCATAGCATCATAGAACGACACAGCCCCAGATATCCACACCCATAGAGCGCTAGTTTAAGCACTAACAATAGCAAGGGACCGTCCCGGGATGGTTCTCTGCCAACTTACGAACTAAACGAAAGCCAGAGTTACTATCGCTGACTGCAGTTGTGAGGCGGGACAACCCAAGCCGTACTGTTCATTCAACCAAAAACTATACAGACGAAATCATCCATCAAGGTCaggcgattgcgattgcgtaAATGAGAACTTTTCACTAGATGTTCaatgtatttatatagtaGTAATACAATATTTAAGTAACAAGTGCAACAATAAATCTTAACGCGATATATCGAAGATGCACTGCCTAATTAATGCTACGTACTCCAGCTACACTGTCTGGAGggaagttttatttaaaagctaTTTGGTATTACTAATCCTTGGCTACACCTTGGGTTTTTTCTGGGCCGGTGGTAAGCAGTCCGCGCTGGCGACAGCCTGACGTTTAACAGCGCAACTGGGCATATTGGCCACCACATCCTCCATTTGGCGCTTGAGTTCGGACACTTGGGTGGTCAGTTCGGTGATGCTGGAGAGCGCTTCCTGCAATCGGCGATCCTGCACCTTGCGCGACACTTCCAAGAGGCGAATCTTTTGCGAAAGAGACCTTTGGAGCTGGTATTGCCTGGACAGTTGTTTATACATGCGATCCTTTTGAGAGGAATCCGAGTGTGATTTGCTGGCAGATATGGGGGCCAACTGAACGATGGCCTGCTGGACGAGCCCATGATCGACGGGCCGACTGATTCCGGTTCGCCTCACGCCGCTAAAGCTTATGTCGCCCAAGGCACTGCAAACCACAAGTCGAGCTCCGGCCGCCGTGGATTCCGCCAATTGTTTGCGGTGTTCCATTTTGAAATTCACAGCAATCTTCTCGTCGAAATGCTCAATGGCCATGGAGGAGATGtcgcgcagctcctgcagCACTTCATGTGGGCGCAGCTGTTTGGTGGAGGTGCTCAAAATGCGCAGGATGCTGTTGATCTCGTCCAGAACGCGACCAGGTATGAAACAGCAGATGTTGAGGTCAATAAACTTGGAGTACGTCATGGTCAGCATCGAGATCCGTGTCTCGATGGAGGTAAGTATGTCCGAGTGGCGGGATAGAGTGTGGTTCCTGACGGAGAAAAAACATCAAGTCATCAGAAACATCTCGATGCATCGAGAATGTGATATGGCACTTACCTGCGTTCCGATTCCCGTCGTGGCAGCATGGATTTGATGCGCTTGAAGTTCTTGGCATGGGCCATAATGATCTTGTTAAAACCcttgtttaatatttgctGCCCAAGATAATTAAATAGAGTGCACACCTGGATTGGAAACGTTTAGTTTTAGTCACGGATCAGGGACTCCTGGGACATCATTTATTAGCTCACCTCTCGTTTTTTTGCCACCTCGTCGTAGGGGAGCAACTCCAAAATGTCCTGAATTAGTGTTTGCGGCAAGTCTAACAGATTCATATTTCTGCTTAATTCTTATTACTAGTTTCGAACGGAGCGATTATAGTCGAGAATATTgctattgtttttaataaggCTGTGATGTTAGCTCACGGAAATGCCGAAAACGCCTTGTGTAGCAATgaaatataccaaaataacTTAAGTATATCTTACAGTTATTTTACATGTGTGTCAAATTAGCTTTGGTGAGTTATTTATAGGTGAAttctaaaaattaaaagtgcgtaaaagaaaagaaagattTAACTGCCTATGTACGACTTAAGTTTATATGACTCAAGAAAGTATATCaaatatgaaattgaaaaaagggCTCCCCACTCTTTGGTGAATATCTCCACTCGCAGAGCgttttcaaaaattcaaaaggcATTTACTCTTCATTTCTGCATTTGACAAATCGAAAAAttacgatttcgatttcagATCGAGGTCGTAAAATTCTTACCAATTCGGTTAGCGGAGTGTGCccgaatatatataatatttaattgggaGAAGTTAAAGTGCCGAGTATAGTTTGAATCCCAGTATTCAACTGTGGAAGATaatttataatgttttatatttacaatatggggaacaacaacaacaaaatgagaatggaaatatatttaagcttGTATCAGAAATTTGCTAGCATCATGAATATCATTTGCATAAGGTTCCAGCTCGGGCTTCTTTTTGGGAAAGTAGGGATTGTGCTCGGGATCGGCATTCAAGCTGTAAGAGATACAAatagtttaaacaaaataatataaacaaaataaaagtacaACTTACTGGTAAAAGTGGGTGGCCTCCTCACACTTGACATTGTACCACCAATCGCAGGCGAATTCCTTTTGGTTGAAGATGGTGCCGTTGGTGCAGAGGAACTTGGCGCCCTGCTCACCTTCGCGTCCATCGTGGCACACGTGGTACGCCTGGCAGCCCGTCTCCACATTGGCGTACATTCCCGGAGTTGCCGGCACATTGTGGCAACTGAAGTGGGTGTGGGGCACCTCATGGTAAATCGGATAATCCACGCCCGGAACTCCAGGTATCTTGTTCAAGTCTTGCTTCTCCTCGTGATGCTGCGGGTGTTCCGGTTGCGGTGGATTGAATAGATAGCCGAATTTCTGTAACCATATCAAATGTTTCCATTGCATAAGACAAGCCACAGCTCGTGCCCCAATCCGGTTTGGTCTTAGTACCCCCAAATCCCCGCGTGACAAAGCCTCATTATAACCATACTCGTGGGTACATATACTCTGATAGAAATATTCAAGACGACTGTAATCCACTTTCAGACATCAAACTCTTTTAATGTTTagaagcaaataaaatatttgttaaatagtatatttttatatcataAATGTGAGTAACATCGCTTTTTTATCAGTGTACACATTGAGTACATTACATGCTACAATTTTTGGGTCAAAAGTGAACGTGGCTAAGACACCCAGAGCTTTGTCAATTGGGGTGGCACACGCTCCTCCCAATCGAATCCCCAGCATAATTATACACTCGTTTTCCGATACCCAAATCCTCACCTGAACTTCGATGGCCACCGCGGCTCCGACAACGACCATTAGCCAAAATGAGAAACAGCCCAGCTTCGTCATCATTATGTCTGCTTCAAAAGTATCTTTGTATGTATCTTTTCCGCCTACTTTGCTTTGGTAGTTGGTAGCTTGGAGACTTTGGAGCTGCAGAGACGACCGATCGAGTTGGGTTTGAAAATCACACTGAACTGCAGTTTTCCCAGCGGCAGCCACTTGAGCATGGAGCTTTCAAGGGTACCGATCCGATTTGTGTAACGATTTCGATTTTCGCACTGGAAGCTGCCGTCCCAAGCTTTTCCATTCCCCAAAATCGGCGAATTTACTTAGCTCTGCTACAATTATTGCCAAAGTAAACGAACCGCTTGAAACTTAATGCTACCCTGCTCCCCACATaattatgatatatatatagtatagtataccACTCATGTGGGAAATGCAACATACAACAATGTACGGACACGCGCATGGGTTTATTTTGCAAGATACAAATTGTTTACGCTTAACTAGCTAAAAGCGATGAATTCCCATTTCACTTGGCCAGGCTTAGATGGTACAATGTGCGGATGGGCTGTGGGTTGGCAAGCGATGGGATGGGTGGTGGATGCAACTGTCTGCAcgcaaaaaaaatgcaaatactttttgatttagttttcaaatttgaaaacttGAAAAGATTTAGAAAGCTAAACAGCTCCTGAATATGATTAAACATAAGACAGTTACGAAGAATTTAAGTTTTCATCTAAAAAggttaatttaatattttactttatttaataaaaaccaaaacggtTGCATATCACTTCACGCTTTAATaaccaaataaaaagtatattttcaatgtttttaaaatgtgtTGCTTACTGATTTTAATATAAGTTCAACCTCAATTGTGACCACATTTTTTCACAGTGCATGGGCTGGATATACGAATGGCTTGCAAacatgggaatgggaatggataTGCACTAAACGGTGAGCGGGCGTatggcaaaagttttgaaaTGATATGCACATGGTTAGATAATGGATGCGAACCACTTGTAAACTTAACTCTTGGCTGGAGATAGATCTCATCATAGCTGCCATATTCATAGATTCTACTACATTTTGGGCATTTATAGCGTTAAAACTAATAATTCTTTCGTCCCGTTTGCTGCAGGTCCAGTTTGTTCAGCAGATCGTCAAATTCGCTGAAGAgctaagcaaaaaaaaaagaagtaataATAAGACCCAAAAATGATTACATAAAAGCGCTCGGGGATTAGATTGGTCTCTACTCACATGGGTTGTGCCATA
It contains:
- the LOC6737437 gene encoding F-box only protein 28, whose translation is MNLLDLPQTLIQDILELLPYDEVAKKREVCTLFNYLGQQILNKGFNKIIMAHAKNFKRIKSMLPRRESERRNHTLSRHSDILTSIETRISMLTMTYSKFIDLNICCFIPGRVLDEINSILRILSTSTKQLRPHEVLQELRDISSMAIEHFDEKIAVNFKMEHRKQLAESTAAGARLVVCSALGDISFSGVRRTGISRPVDHGLVQQAIVQLAPISASKSHSDSSQKDRMYKQLSRQYQLQRSLSQKIRLLEVSRKVQDRRLQEALSSITELTTQVSELKRQMEDVVANMPSCAVKRQAVASADCLPPAQKKPKV